The following proteins are co-located in the Massilia litorea genome:
- a CDS encoding methyl-accepting chemotaxis protein — MKTSDTTPRPTPSPRFAFSLNTRISATATVLVVLSLGITSAFIGVKGSADAEEASMRLARTAARETAGVLEGRIGANLKAVSTVADAVRATGAAGETLARAQVGTVTRSMLQGSEDLIGASVTMEPDALDGKDAEFAGKKPEYDASGRYMPYYTRGEGGKIGVEPIVFTTVPGANDWYDVPKSTGKRFLTEPYSYPINGKDALIASLVAPIVIDGKFKGAATGDMMVSKLSAILAGMKPIEGGVLTLVSNGGLYASNPVAARNGKKADDIPAAGLESIRQGKPYEFTDEHGMVRLLQPLRPHPEMAPWAVQLSFPHAVATASARELVKYSLMVSSACALLAAAVMVTTLFRLMRPVRALAATMTGLAGGNADLSARLEVRGTDELATIASGFNTFVAKIQDVLARVRLSSDSVAGASNEIRQGNANLSARTEQQASALEETAASMEELTSTVRQNADNARQANQMAASASEVALRGGEVVAQVVQTMASIDASSRKVVDIISVIDGIAFQTNILALNAAVEAARAGEQGRGFAVVATEVRNLAQRSAAAAKEIKGLIGDSVDKVGMGSMLVAEAGQTMQQVVESVRRVTDIVSEISAASAEQSTGIGQVNQAIVQMDDATQQNAALVEEAAAATESLQEQAATLVALVGEFKLESGAVQPAPAGARQLALAGPR, encoded by the coding sequence ATGAAGACTTCCGACACCACTCCACGCCCCACACCGTCCCCACGCTTTGCGTTCTCGCTCAACACCCGCATCAGCGCTACCGCCACCGTGCTGGTCGTTCTCAGCCTCGGGATCACCTCCGCCTTCATCGGCGTCAAGGGCAGCGCCGACGCCGAAGAAGCGTCGATGCGCCTGGCCCGCACGGCAGCGCGCGAGACGGCCGGCGTGCTCGAAGGGCGCATCGGCGCCAACCTGAAGGCGGTCTCGACGGTCGCCGACGCCGTGCGCGCGACGGGCGCGGCGGGCGAAACCCTGGCCCGTGCCCAGGTCGGCACGGTGACCCGGTCGATGCTGCAAGGCTCGGAGGACCTGATCGGCGCCTCGGTCACCATGGAGCCCGATGCCCTGGACGGCAAGGATGCCGAGTTTGCCGGCAAGAAGCCGGAATACGACGCCAGCGGCCGCTACATGCCCTATTACACGCGCGGCGAGGGCGGCAAGATCGGGGTCGAGCCGATCGTGTTCACCACCGTGCCGGGAGCGAACGACTGGTATGACGTACCGAAGAGCACCGGCAAGCGCTTCCTGACCGAACCGTATTCCTACCCGATCAATGGCAAGGATGCGCTGATCGCCTCGCTCGTGGCACCGATCGTGATCGACGGCAAATTCAAGGGCGCGGCGACCGGCGACATGATGGTTTCCAAACTGTCCGCCATCCTGGCCGGCATGAAGCCGATCGAAGGCGGCGTGCTGACCCTGGTGTCGAACGGCGGCCTGTACGCGAGCAATCCGGTTGCCGCGCGCAACGGCAAGAAGGCCGATGACATCCCGGCCGCCGGCCTGGAAAGCATCCGCCAGGGCAAGCCCTACGAATTTACCGACGAGCACGGCATGGTGCGCCTGCTGCAGCCGCTGCGTCCACACCCGGAGATGGCGCCCTGGGCGGTCCAGCTCAGCTTCCCGCATGCGGTCGCCACCGCCTCGGCGCGCGAACTCGTGAAATATTCGCTGATGGTATCGAGCGCGTGCGCGCTGCTGGCCGCTGCCGTCATGGTCACCACGCTGTTCCGGCTGATGCGCCCGGTGCGCGCGCTGGCGGCGACGATGACCGGCCTTGCCGGCGGCAACGCCGACCTCTCGGCCCGCCTGGAAGTGCGCGGCACCGACGAGCTGGCCACGATTGCCTCCGGCTTCAATACGTTTGTTGCGAAAATCCAGGACGTGCTGGCGCGAGTGCGCCTGAGTTCGGACAGCGTCGCCGGCGCCAGCAATGAAATCCGCCAGGGCAACGCCAACCTGTCGGCCCGCACCGAGCAGCAGGCCAGCGCACTGGAGGAAACGGCGGCGTCGATGGAAGAACTGACCTCGACCGTGCGCCAGAACGCGGACAATGCGCGCCAGGCCAACCAGATGGCGGCCTCGGCCTCGGAAGTGGCGCTGCGCGGCGGCGAGGTCGTGGCCCAGGTGGTCCAGACCATGGCCTCGATCGACGCCTCCTCGCGCAAGGTGGTGGACATCATCTCCGTCATCGACGGCATCGCCTTCCAGACCAATATCCTGGCCCTGAACGCGGCCGTCGAGGCGGCGCGTGCGGGCGAGCAGGGACGCGGCTTCGCCGTCGTCGCCACCGAAGTGCGCAACCTGGCCCAGCGCAGCGCGGCCGCCGCGAAAGAGATCAAGGGCCTGATCGGCGACTCGGTCGACAAGGTCGGCATGGGCTCGATGCTGGTGGCCGAAGCGGGCCAGACGATGCAGCAGGTCGTCGAGAGCGTGCGCCGCGTGACCGATATCGTCAGCGAAATCAGCGCCGCCAGCGCCGAACAGAGCACGGGCATCGGCCAGGTCAACCAGGCCATCGTGCAGATGGACGATGCGACCCAGCAGAACGCGGCGCTGGTGGAAGAGGCGGCGGCGGCCACCGAGAGCCTGCAGGAACAGGCAGCGACCCTGGTGGCGCTGGTGGGGGAGTTCAAGCTGGAAAGCGGTGCTGTCCAGCCTGCACCTGCCGGTGCGCGCCAGCTGGCGCTGGCGGGCCCGCGATGA
- a CDS encoding PXPV repeat protein, producing the protein MLNKKCFGAVILAAVAVSPSAFAGDRGTNTAVGAVLGAAIGASAGGGGGALVGGVLGAAVGNSIGGHDDRRYYNNRGYASVGYYQPAPVYVQPRPVYVEPRPVYVEPRPVYVEQPRYYREPAVVYVEPRGRHHGWDRGHDRGWDRGDRGWDRGDRGYHDRDGYRR; encoded by the coding sequence ATGTTGAATAAAAAATGCTTTGGTGCGGTGATCCTGGCCGCTGTCGCCGTCTCGCCCTCGGCATTCGCTGGCGACCGCGGCACCAATACGGCGGTCGGCGCGGTGCTGGGCGCGGCAATTGGCGCCAGTGCCGGTGGCGGGGGCGGTGCCCTGGTGGGCGGCGTCCTCGGCGCAGCCGTCGGCAACTCGATTGGTGGCCACGACGACCGCCGCTATTACAACAACCGCGGCTACGCCTCGGTGGGTTACTACCAGCCGGCACCTGTCTACGTGCAGCCGCGTCCGGTCTATGTCGAGCCACGTCCGGTGTATGTCGAGCCACGTCCGGTATATGTCGAGCAGCCGCGCTACTACCGCGAGCCGGCAGTCGTGTATGTCGAACCGCGCGGCCGTCACCACGGCTGGGATCGTGGCCATGACCGCGGCTGGGACCGTGGCGACCGCGGCTGGGATCGCGGCGACCGTGGCTACCACGACCGCGACGGCTATCGCCGCTGA
- a CDS encoding M20/M25/M40 family metallo-hydrolase, which translates to MNRLRPPGLGLLVASLFAASAHAASPGNDPAALAKIRDTALQSDYAWERTADMTDLIGPRLSGSAGAAAAVTQVAEAMRKLGAKVTLQPVKVPHWVRGQETGELVDYRGRPNGISQRVVLSALGGSGATPAAGLTAPVIVVSSFDELKARASEVKGRIVLFDVPFDQDMADRGLAGQAYGAGSNYRTNGPRMAAELGAAAALVRSVGGANYRLPHTGATNLQDGARIPAAAVTVEDAMLMSRLAKRGPLSMRLVLTPQILPDADSYNVIADLTGTDKADEVVIVSGHLDSWDLATGAHDDAAAVASAMAVFDTLKKLDYRPRRTIRLIAWMNEENGTRGARTYLEANTANAATHVAAIESDNGVGRPFGLRASVPASSNRLFAPLQAALQPIGAGVFQRQDALSTGDLSGLEKLGVPSFAPLLDTSAYFNYHHTAADTLDKVDPDFLRRNVALMSATAWFLANIEEPIGRAVVPAR; encoded by the coding sequence ATGAACCGTCTTCGCCCTCCCGGCCTCGGCCTCCTTGTCGCCTCCCTGTTTGCCGCCAGTGCCCATGCCGCCAGCCCCGGCAATGATCCGGCCGCGCTGGCGAAGATCCGCGACACCGCGCTGCAGAGCGACTACGCCTGGGAACGCACGGCCGACATGACCGACCTGATCGGTCCGCGCCTGTCCGGTTCGGCCGGTGCGGCGGCGGCCGTGACCCAGGTGGCCGAGGCCATGCGCAAGCTGGGCGCGAAGGTGACGCTGCAGCCGGTGAAGGTGCCGCATTGGGTGCGCGGGCAGGAGACGGGCGAACTGGTCGATTACCGCGGCAGGCCGAACGGCATCAGCCAGCGCGTGGTCCTGAGCGCCCTCGGCGGCTCGGGCGCGACCCCGGCGGCGGGCCTCACCGCTCCCGTGATCGTGGTCTCGAGCTTCGACGAACTGAAGGCGCGCGCGAGCGAAGTGAAGGGCCGCATCGTGCTGTTCGACGTGCCCTTCGACCAGGACATGGCGGACCGCGGCCTGGCCGGCCAGGCCTATGGCGCCGGCTCGAACTACCGTACCAACGGTCCGCGCATGGCGGCCGAACTGGGCGCGGCGGCGGCACTGGTGCGCTCGGTGGGCGGCGCGAACTACCGGCTGCCGCATACGGGTGCGACCAACCTGCAGGACGGCGCGCGCATTCCGGCGGCCGCCGTCACGGTCGAGGATGCCATGCTGATGAGCCGCCTGGCGAAACGCGGCCCGCTGAGCATGCGCCTCGTGCTCACGCCGCAGATCCTGCCGGATGCCGACAGCTACAACGTGATCGCCGACCTGACCGGGACCGACAAGGCGGACGAAGTCGTCATCGTGTCCGGCCACCTCGATTCCTGGGACCTGGCCACCGGCGCCCACGACGACGCGGCTGCGGTCGCCAGTGCCATGGCCGTGTTCGACACGCTCAAAAAGCTCGACTACCGACCACGCCGCACGATCCGCCTGATCGCCTGGATGAACGAGGAAAACGGGACCCGCGGCGCGCGCACCTATCTCGAGGCGAACACCGCCAACGCCGCGACCCACGTCGCCGCGATCGAAAGCGACAACGGGGTGGGGCGCCCGTTCGGCCTGCGCGCAAGCGTGCCGGCGAGCTCGAACCGCCTGTTCGCACCGCTGCAGGCAGCCCTGCAGCCGATCGGCGCCGGCGTCTTCCAGCGCCAGGATGCGCTCTCGACCGGCGACCTGTCGGGCCTGGAAAAGCTTGGCGTGCCGAGCTTCGCACCGCTGCTCGACACCTCGGCCTATTTCAACTACCACCACACGGCAGCCGATACGCTCGACAAGGTCGACCCCGACTTCCTGCGCCGCAACGTGGCCCTGATGTCGGCCACGGCCTGGTTCCTGGCCAATATCGAGGAACCGATCGGGCGCGCCGTGGTACCGGCGCGCTAA
- a CDS encoding protein kinase domain-containing protein, with product MVQSGDIVTLKAGHYRLRAQLAGSSYGTVWRAERDGHAPVAIKLVNREQMARAEPALQARWSECSAREIAFLSALAPWDARHIVRLLDHGSHDGLPAMALELLDGDLAAHMSAQAAAGRCIGLAQALAWIAQVNAALAKVHQHGWRYLDLKPANLLLDAATGSLKLADFGTNRSLADAGAHSYAGTASWQAPEQFFPALPDAPLGYLTDARADYFALGALFYYLVSGGATLRYSSTCGEAFRAHGREGALKLRAASLPILGEDEAARFLACAADEGDAGAALRLLRLLLARRPQDRPPHALAISRLVAAAQGTRLRRAA from the coding sequence ATGGTGCAAAGCGGCGACATCGTGACGCTCAAGGCGGGCCACTACCGGCTGCGCGCGCAGCTGGCGGGTTCGAGTTACGGTACGGTCTGGCGCGCCGAGCGCGACGGCCACGCGCCCGTCGCCATCAAGCTGGTCAACCGCGAGCAGATGGCCCGCGCCGAACCCGCCCTGCAAGCACGCTGGAGCGAATGCTCCGCGCGTGAAATCGCCTTCCTGAGCGCCCTCGCACCCTGGGATGCGCGCCACATCGTGCGCCTGCTCGACCACGGCAGCCACGATGGCCTGCCCGCCATGGCCCTCGAACTGCTCGACGGCGACCTCGCCGCCCACATGTCGGCGCAAGCCGCCGCCGGCCGCTGCATCGGCCTGGCGCAGGCGCTGGCCTGGATCGCCCAGGTGAATGCGGCGCTCGCGAAAGTGCACCAGCACGGCTGGCGCTACCTCGACCTGAAACCGGCCAACCTGCTGCTCGACGCCGCCACCGGCAGCCTGAAACTGGCCGACTTCGGCACCAATCGCAGCCTGGCCGACGCGGGCGCGCACTCCTACGCCGGCACCGCCAGCTGGCAGGCGCCGGAACAGTTCTTCCCTGCCCTGCCCGATGCGCCGCTGGGCTACCTGACCGACGCCAGGGCCGACTATTTCGCGCTCGGCGCCCTGTTTTATTATCTCGTCAGCGGCGGCGCGACCCTGCGTTATTCCAGTACCTGCGGCGAGGCCTTCCGGGCGCACGGCCGCGAAGGCGCGCTGAAACTGCGCGCCGCCTCCCTGCCGATCCTGGGCGAGGACGAAGCCGCGCGCTTTCTCGCCTGCGCAGCGGACGAAGGCGATGCCGGCGCCGCATTGCGCCTGCTGCGGCTGCTGCTCGCGCGCCGCCCGCAGGACCGGCCGCCGCACGCGCTGGCGATCAGCCGCCTGGTCGCGGCGGCCCAGGGGACCCGGCTGCGGAGGGCCGCGTGA
- a CDS encoding DUF1566 domain-containing protein, whose product MQLRDTLKEGEHYAGIILGKDGGPDHHLILLPGDAADVGWPGALDWAAAQGGELPNRRELSLLFANLREQFEREWYWSSEPHETRAQLVWGENFASGIQTVYGRPFRGHARAIRRVLIE is encoded by the coding sequence ATGCAATTACGAGATACGCTGAAGGAAGGCGAACATTACGCGGGCATCATCCTGGGCAAGGATGGGGGCCCCGACCACCACCTGATCCTGCTGCCCGGCGACGCGGCCGACGTCGGCTGGCCCGGCGCGCTCGACTGGGCTGCGGCCCAGGGCGGCGAGCTGCCGAACCGGCGCGAGCTGTCGCTGCTGTTCGCCAACCTGCGCGAGCAGTTCGAGCGCGAGTGGTATTGGTCTTCCGAACCGCACGAAACGCGTGCGCAACTGGTCTGGGGCGAGAATTTCGCCAGCGGCATCCAGACCGTGTACGGACGGCCGTTCCGGGGCCATGCCCGCGCCATCCGGCGCGTGCTGATCGAATGA
- a CDS encoding SOS response-associated peptidase, which yields MCGRFDQSQTARYYASVFGWADAVYDSESAPAYNVPPGTYRPVMHIQDGERRIDDVFWSYRAKWAEDKLPISINARLDKLTNRYWSRLLKNGRAIVPAEGWYEWTGEKGKKQPWHIHRKDRAPLYMLALANFGSFTENRAEAGFVLVTDDAADGMLDVHDRRPVVLEAADAALWLDPDISPEQALELARQAALPPEAFEWFKVTPQVNRAGADSPQMATPLPD from the coding sequence ATGTGTGGACGATTTGACCAAAGCCAGACGGCACGATACTACGCGAGCGTATTCGGCTGGGCCGATGCCGTGTACGACAGCGAATCGGCGCCGGCCTACAACGTGCCGCCGGGGACGTATCGCCCCGTCATGCACATCCAGGACGGCGAACGCCGCATCGACGATGTGTTCTGGAGTTATCGCGCGAAATGGGCCGAGGACAAGCTGCCGATTTCCATCAACGCCCGCCTCGACAAGCTGACCAACCGCTACTGGAGCCGGCTGCTGAAGAACGGCCGCGCGATCGTCCCGGCCGAGGGCTGGTACGAGTGGACCGGAGAGAAGGGGAAAAAGCAGCCCTGGCACATCCACCGCAAGGACCGTGCGCCGCTCTACATGCTGGCGCTGGCCAACTTCGGCAGCTTTACCGAGAACCGCGCCGAGGCCGGCTTCGTGCTGGTCACCGACGACGCGGCCGACGGCATGCTCGACGTCCATGACCGGCGCCCGGTCGTGCTCGAGGCGGCCGACGCCGCCCTCTGGCTGGACCCGGACATCAGTCCCGAGCAGGCGCTCGAACTGGCGCGCCAGGCGGCCTTGCCGCCCGAGGCCTTCGAATGGTTCAAGGTCACGCCGCAAGTGAACCGGGCGGGGGCCGACAGCCCGCAGATGGCGACCCCGCTGCCCGATTAA
- a CDS encoding metallophosphoesterase, with protein sequence MSARRNLFVVLSLLALLHVYIGLRLMPDLGLGLAGMLAGTVFLVLSTVLVPVGLLSSSLRRRRWSEQLAWMGLLAMGLFSSLLVSTFVRDLVLLVAKLAGLAGAGFIHYSALAVPLLALGVTFIGFVNARRVARVKTVEVPIDGLPEALHGYSIAQISDIHVGPTIKRPYLNAIVNRVNALEADAIAVTGDLVDGSVQRLALHTQPLARLSAPDGAFFVTGNHEYYSGAEEWIVELRRLGLTVLLNQHVVRQRGGASLMIAGVADYSAHHFNPAHRSDPVAAAAGAPLGLAVRILLAHQPRSAPAAADAGFDLQLSGHTHGGQFFPWNLFVPLQQPFVAGLHRVRQLWVYTSRGTGYWGPPKRFGAPSEITLVRLVPASA encoded by the coding sequence ATGTCCGCACGCCGTAACCTGTTCGTCGTTCTTTCCCTGCTGGCCCTCCTGCACGTGTACATCGGCCTGCGCCTGATGCCCGACCTCGGCCTCGGACTGGCGGGCATGCTGGCCGGCACCGTCTTCCTCGTCCTCTCGACCGTGCTGGTGCCGGTGGGCCTGCTGTCTTCCTCGCTGCGGCGCCGGCGCTGGTCGGAACAGCTGGCCTGGATGGGCCTGCTGGCGATGGGCCTGTTTTCTTCCTTACTGGTGTCGACTTTCGTGCGCGACCTGGTGCTGCTGGTGGCGAAGCTGGCCGGCCTCGCCGGCGCCGGGTTCATCCATTACAGCGCGCTGGCGGTGCCGCTGCTGGCGCTGGGCGTGACCTTCATCGGCTTCGTGAACGCGCGGCGCGTGGCGCGCGTGAAGACGGTCGAGGTGCCGATCGATGGCTTGCCCGAGGCCTTGCACGGCTATTCGATCGCACAGATTTCCGACATCCATGTCGGCCCGACCATCAAGCGTCCCTATCTGAACGCGATCGTCAACCGCGTCAACGCGCTCGAGGCCGACGCGATCGCGGTCACCGGCGACCTGGTCGACGGCAGCGTGCAGCGCCTGGCCCTGCATACCCAGCCGCTGGCGCGCCTGTCGGCTCCGGACGGCGCCTTCTTTGTCACCGGCAACCACGAATATTACTCGGGCGCCGAGGAGTGGATCGTCGAGCTGCGCCGCCTCGGCCTGACCGTCCTGCTGAACCAGCACGTGGTGCGCCAGCGCGGCGGCGCCTCGCTGATGATCGCCGGGGTGGCCGATTATTCGGCCCATCACTTCAATCCCGCCCACCGCAGCGACCCTGTGGCCGCCGCCGCCGGCGCGCCGCTCGGACTCGCGGTCCGCATCCTGCTGGCGCACCAGCCGCGCAGCGCCCCGGCCGCGGCGGACGCCGGGTTCGATTTGCAGCTGTCGGGCCACACCCACGGCGGCCAGTTCTTCCCCTGGAACCTGTTCGTGCCGCTGCAGCAGCCGTTCGTCGCCGGCCTGCACCGGGTGCGCCAGCTATGGGTGTACACCAGCCGCGGGACGGGATACTGGGGGCCGCCGAAGCGTTTCGGGGCGCCGTCGGAAATCACATTGGTGCGGCTGGTGCCTGCAAGCGCGTAA
- a CDS encoding TorF family putative porin codes for MTMFALRQLPLACLFLCALSAHADEPAPGGSDKAWTVTGNAGLASQYISRGFRQTWGKPAVQAGVDINHRSGWSAGSWVSNVSDRYIENGKLEWDLYGGYSGSLGEAGYSLNVLYYKYPGAVVKATGTRFDYGELSAGLSYKSLYAKYNYTFTRDFFGIANARGTGYFDGGANLDLGHATVLNLHAGEGRVAGAGNDYWNWRDVKVGLTHTLAGGWSVAGAYTRAYGATHAYDRYTTGVPDAAGHIAYSNPARGSFVLTLVRTF; via the coding sequence ATGACCATGTTCGCCCTGCGGCAGCTGCCGCTCGCCTGTCTTTTCCTGTGCGCGCTCTCCGCGCATGCCGATGAACCCGCCCCTGGAGGCAGCGACAAGGCCTGGACCGTCACGGGCAACGCCGGCCTCGCCTCCCAATATATCTCGCGCGGCTTTCGCCAGACCTGGGGCAAGCCTGCCGTCCAGGCCGGCGTCGACATCAATCACCGCAGCGGCTGGAGCGCCGGCAGCTGGGTCTCGAACGTCAGCGACCGCTACATCGAAAACGGCAAGCTCGAATGGGACCTGTACGGCGGCTACAGCGGCAGCCTGGGCGAAGCCGGCTACAGCCTGAACGTGCTCTATTACAAGTATCCGGGCGCGGTCGTCAAGGCCACCGGCACCCGCTTCGATTACGGCGAACTGTCGGCTGGCCTCAGCTATAAATCGCTCTACGCCAAATACAACTACACGTTCACCCGCGACTTCTTCGGCATCGCCAACGCGCGCGGCACCGGCTATTTCGACGGCGGCGCCAACCTCGACCTCGGACACGCCACGGTGCTCAACCTGCACGCGGGCGAGGGCCGGGTGGCCGGCGCCGGCAACGATTACTGGAACTGGCGCGACGTGAAGGTCGGCCTGACACATACCCTGGCCGGGGGCTGGAGCGTGGCCGGAGCCTATACGCGCGCGTACGGCGCCACCCATGCCTATGACCGCTACACGACCGGCGTGCCCGATGCCGCCGGGCACATCGCCTACTCGAACCCGGCCAGGGGCAGCTTCGTGCTGACCCTCGTGCGTACCTTCTAA
- a CDS encoding right-handed parallel beta-helix repeat-containing protein, which produces MKKQASNAILRNAAVLLIASIAAGASAQTSVTLSGYDSLSATPGTQSMTTVPGTTYNYYVSPTGSDTAAGTSAAPFRTLARAAKAAIKPSTTVFVAPGTYAGGFKTTGNGTASGRIYWVSTTKWGAKIVPPASSTNKTAWDNRGHYVSIIGFEVDGSKIAAGTKWTLGIYTGGSYNVIEGNHVHHTANTIPCSSAGGSAIGVDSYYKGLMGDVIGNVVHDIGPAGCTYVQGIYHSTSGTIKNNVVYRVGSAAIHLWHDANNLKIVNNTVSSSVFGIIVGGGDYYFTSAGANNVAVYNNIVYDNKYGISEQGKTGTANSYKNNLVYKNTTYNWQLRNGLTHTGTISSDPLLAGYSRSAAMPNFRPSTSSPVIGRGIATYAPATDIDGRARNAGAGFDIGAYQH; this is translated from the coding sequence ATGAAAAAACAAGCCTCCAACGCCATCCTTCGCAATGCCGCAGTCCTCCTGATCGCCTCCATCGCCGCCGGCGCCAGCGCCCAAACCTCCGTCACCCTGTCCGGCTACGACAGCCTGAGCGCCACCCCTGGCACCCAGAGCATGACCACCGTTCCCGGCACCACGTACAACTACTACGTGTCGCCGACCGGCTCGGACACCGCGGCCGGCACCAGCGCTGCGCCGTTCAGGACGCTGGCGCGCGCCGCCAAGGCAGCGATCAAGCCGAGCACGACTGTGTTCGTGGCGCCAGGGACCTACGCGGGCGGCTTCAAGACCACCGGTAACGGTACTGCAAGCGGCCGCATCTACTGGGTGTCGACCACGAAATGGGGCGCGAAGATCGTGCCGCCGGCGAGCTCGACCAACAAGACCGCCTGGGACAACCGCGGCCACTACGTCAGCATCATCGGTTTCGAAGTCGACGGCAGCAAGATCGCGGCCGGCACCAAGTGGACGCTCGGCATCTACACCGGCGGTTCGTACAACGTCATCGAAGGCAACCACGTCCACCACACGGCCAACACGATTCCATGCAGCAGCGCCGGCGGTTCGGCGATCGGCGTCGACAGCTATTACAAGGGCTTGATGGGCGACGTCATCGGTAACGTCGTGCACGATATCGGCCCGGCCGGCTGCACCTATGTCCAGGGCATCTATCACAGCACCTCGGGCACGATCAAGAACAACGTCGTCTACCGCGTGGGCTCGGCCGCGATCCACCTCTGGCACGATGCCAACAACCTGAAGATCGTCAACAACACGGTAAGCTCCTCGGTGTTCGGCATCATCGTCGGCGGTGGCGACTATTACTTCACCTCGGCCGGCGCGAACAATGTCGCCGTGTACAACAACATCGTCTACGACAACAAGTATGGCATCTCGGAGCAGGGCAAGACCGGCACCGCGAACAGCTACAAGAATAACCTGGTCTACAAGAACACGACCTATAACTGGCAGCTGCGCAACGGCCTGACCCACACCGGCACCATTTCGTCCGACCCGCTGCTCGCCGGCTACTCGCGTAGCGCGGCCATGCCGAACTTCCGTCCGAGCACCAGCTCGCCGGTGATCGGCCGCGGCATCGCGACCTATGCCCCAGCGACCGATATCGACGGCCGCGCGCGTAACGCGGGCGCCGGCTTCGACATCGGCGCCTACCAGCACTAA
- a CDS encoding type 1 glutamine amidotransferase domain-containing protein: MAGRKKLMGQRIAVLATDGFEKVELTAPVAALRAAGAEVDIVSLHRGKIRGMNLHMPADLVPVDWTVDQVSARDYDGLLVPGGFINPDVLRQSSEARDFVRDFDQLGKPIATLCHGPWVMASSGLLADRTLTSWPGIRDDMVHAGATWLDQEVVRDGNLVTSRGPQDMVPFVREMIQLYAGGPASKGALRRRHSDPQRESPIRVTNAAMRWMPRSPLGTVLGLALLGVGVMAAGRKNGGARSAGREAGSATA; encoded by the coding sequence ATGGCTGGACGGAAGAAACTGATGGGACAACGCATCGCCGTGCTCGCGACCGATGGCTTCGAGAAAGTGGAACTCACCGCGCCGGTGGCGGCCCTGCGTGCCGCCGGCGCCGAGGTCGACATCGTCTCTCTGCACCGGGGCAAGATCCGCGGCATGAATCTGCACATGCCGGCCGACCTTGTCCCTGTCGACTGGACCGTCGACCAGGTCAGCGCGCGCGACTACGACGGCCTGCTCGTTCCTGGCGGCTTCATCAATCCCGATGTGCTGCGCCAGTCGAGCGAGGCCCGCGATTTCGTGCGCGACTTCGACCAGCTCGGCAAACCGATCGCGACGCTCTGCCACGGCCCCTGGGTGATGGCCTCGAGCGGCCTGCTGGCGGACCGGACCCTGACTTCCTGGCCCGGCATCCGCGACGACATGGTGCACGCGGGTGCCACCTGGCTCGACCAGGAAGTGGTACGCGACGGTAACCTGGTGACCAGCCGCGGCCCGCAGGACATGGTCCCCTTCGTGCGCGAGATGATCCAGCTGTACGCGGGCGGCCCGGCCAGCAAGGGCGCGCTGCGGCGCAGGCATTCGGACCCGCAGCGCGAGTCGCCGATCCGGGTCACGAACGCGGCGATGCGCTGGATGCCGCGTTCGCCCCTCGGCACCGTGCTCGGCCTGGCCCTGCTGGGCGTCGGTGTGATGGCGGCCGGCCGCAAGAACGGCGGTGCGCGCAGCGCGGGCCGCGAAGCAGGTTCCGCAACGGCGTAA